One Setaria italica strain Yugu1 chromosome I, Setaria_italica_v2.0, whole genome shotgun sequence DNA window includes the following coding sequences:
- the LOC101765599 gene encoding protein RKD3, translated as MEELQFYEEGNNYHYQGFKLHEDESYFQFQDLSADYQLGEKTWFSYQHFRAISCSQRSSSQDELGCLSEVDFASLWAQVEEDDARRKSKEGDCEKALIKLEPGSGSVQKCAEMQGHRRSVLGKKALTFELVSRHFCMPIKQAAQELNVGVTVLKKRCRELGIPRWPHRKELGKLTEQEDGNLTKSKVESLQQEKKLIEERPEVMLDERTKELRQMCFKEKFKRRQQLIMGHGTW; from the exons ATGGAAGAGCTCCAATTCTATGAGGAAGGGAACAACTACCACTACCAGGGGTTTAAGCTCCACGAGGACGAGAGCTACTTTCAGTTCCAGGATCTTAG CGCTGACTACCAGCTCGGAGAGAAAACATGGTTCTCATATCAGCATTTTCGTGCCATTTCTTGTTCACAAAGAAGCTCCTCTCAAG ACGAGCTTGGCTGCCTCTCTGAGGTCGACTTCGCGAGTTTGTGGGCTCaggtggaggaggacgacgcACGCCGCAAGAGCAAGGAAGGCGACTGCGAGAAGGCACTCATCAAGCTGGAGCCTGGCAGTGGCAGCGTGCAGAAGTGCGCGGAGATGCAAGGACATCGGAGAAGTGTACTAGGGAAGAAGGCACTGACGTTCGAGCTGGTGTCACGGCACTTCTGCATGCCGATCAagcaggcggcgcaggagctcAACGTCGGGGTCACGGTGCTGAAGAAGCGGTGCAGGGAGCTCGGCATCCCGCGGTGGCCGCACCGCAAG GAGCTCGGGAAGCTGACTGAGCAAGAGGACGGGAATCTGACGAAGAGCAAGGTGGAAAGCCTGCAGCAGGAGAAGAAGCTGATCGAGGAGAGGCCCGAGGTGATGCTGGATGAGAGGACGAAGGAGCTCAGGCAGATGTGCTTCAAGGAGAAGTTCAAGAGAAGGCAGCAGCTCATCATGGGGCATGGCACCTGGTGA